In the genome of Populus trichocarpa isolate Nisqually-1 chromosome 6, P.trichocarpa_v4.1, whole genome shotgun sequence, one region contains:
- the LOC18100599 gene encoding LOW QUALITY PROTEIN: uncharacterized protein LOC18100599 (The sequence of the model RefSeq protein was modified relative to this genomic sequence to represent the inferred CDS: deleted 2 bases in 2 codons; substituted 4 bases at 4 genomic stop codons): MDLSVSDVELCXKIEVEKEKGHISRCELYDTEIVRKTGQVFLHGLSLACVDNTTWDMFRLPSSVAIDVRKEMIDYLTXRSEIFVAKLVVLEGGPNVAVFDHPYDIIFYMVDDFASLKRNLFGQVSXWLLNEMREDKIDDFMQEMETNRFWLLEKREIIAQILVKNVDYKNIFHYDKKFNTTQELAEHIGNCGFKTMNCTNNGCTTVFCASXLEKYDLACPFKIIPCEQQCLENIMRREMDRYCITIYPMKIVNCPFYVVGCQSTMPQSIVQQHRSDNLHSHLLNTLKGGIHNGSSEKDLKKHVDQIVEMSLC, translated from the exons ATGGATCTTTCTGTAAGTGATGTGGAG TTGTGCTAGAAAATTGAGGTTGAGAAAGAGAAAGGACACATATCTCGTTGTGAGCTCTATGACACAGAAATAGTTCGCAAGACAGGTCAAGTTTTCCTTCATGGATTATCATTGGCTTGTGTTGATAACACAACTTGGGATATGTTTAGGCTCCCTAGTTCAGTAGCTATTGATGTTaggaaagaaatgattgattaTCTAACCTAAAGGAGTGAAATTTTTGTTGCAAAATTAGTTGTACTAGAAGGTGGTCCGAATGTTGCGGTATTCGACCATCCCtatgatatcattttttatatggttgatGATTTTGCGAGTTTGAAAAGGAATTTGTTTGGTCAGGTTTCATGATGGTTACTGAATGAAATGAGAGAGGATAAAATAGATGATTTCATGCAAGAGATGGAAACAAATAGATTTTGGTTGttggaaaaaagagaaataattgcacagattttggtaaaaaatgtTGACTACAAGAACATTTTTCATTATGACAAGAAGTTTAACACTACTCAAGAGTTGGCTGAGCATATTGGCAACTGTGGATTTAAGACCATGAATTGCACAAATAATGGGTGTACAACTGTGTTCTGCGCAAGCTAATTAGAGAAGTATGATTTAGCTTgtccttttaaaataatcccATGTGAGCAGCAATGCTTAGAA AACATCATGAGACGTGAAATGGACCGATATTGCATAACTATCTATCCAATGAAGATAGTGAATTGTCCTTTCTATGTTGTGGGTTGTCAATCCACAATGCCACAATCTATTGTTCAGCAACATCGTTCCGACAATCTCCATTCACACTTGCTAAATACTCTTAAAGGTGGTATTCATAACGGATCATCAGAGAAGGATCTAAAGAAACATGTTGACCAGATAGTGGAGATGAGTCTTTGTTGA